The following proteins are encoded in a genomic region of Polyangiaceae bacterium:
- a CDS encoding sigma-54-dependent Fis family transcriptional regulator: MAARGRILIVDDEANARAALAEILREEGYTTETAADGFKALGKLEEFAPDVVLTDLKMPGLDGIGLMEKAQEARIAATFVVMTAFGTISSAVEAVKKGAYHYLTKPLDFQVLDAVVERAVERARLLQENSRLRQKLRERNAFGHVIANHPSMVKLLRLVEQVAPSRASVLIVGETGTGKELIAEMIHRNSPRAKAPLVRLNCAALSESLLESELFGHERGAFTGAVGRREGRFELASGGTLFLDEVSEIPPSIQIKLLRFLQERTFERVGGNETLKVDVRVIAATNRDLRQRINDGAFREDLYYRLNVVTLEIPPLRQRASDIPELAMFFLGRYAEENGKRIEGFTDEALSALTAHTWPGNVRELENVIERAVVLCDTPRVEPRHLPASLDAMASQVTAPPIPGSTIYDLERFAILKTLEACKGSTSKAASILGISPRKIQYKLHEYASSSGSVARDGEPIVEESV; encoded by the coding sequence ATGGCGGCGCGCGGCCGAATTCTAATTGTCGACGACGAGGCGAACGCGCGGGCGGCTCTAGCCGAGATCCTGCGCGAAGAGGGGTACACCACAGAGACGGCGGCCGATGGCTTCAAAGCTCTCGGCAAGCTCGAAGAGTTTGCCCCCGACGTCGTCTTGACGGACCTCAAGATGCCTGGCCTCGATGGAATAGGCCTCATGGAAAAGGCCCAGGAGGCGCGGATCGCCGCAACGTTCGTCGTCATGACCGCGTTCGGCACCATCTCCAGCGCCGTCGAAGCCGTCAAAAAGGGCGCCTATCACTACCTGACCAAACCGCTCGACTTCCAAGTGCTCGATGCCGTCGTCGAGCGCGCCGTCGAACGAGCTCGCCTGCTGCAAGAAAATTCCCGCCTCAGGCAAAAATTGCGTGAACGCAACGCGTTTGGTCACGTCATCGCGAACCACCCGAGCATGGTCAAGCTGCTGCGCCTCGTGGAACAAGTCGCCCCGAGCCGCGCAAGCGTGCTCATCGTCGGTGAGACCGGCACCGGCAAAGAGCTCATCGCTGAAATGATCCATCGCAACAGCCCTCGAGCGAAGGCGCCGCTCGTTCGGCTCAACTGCGCCGCGCTCAGCGAATCGCTGCTCGAAAGCGAGCTCTTCGGGCACGAGCGCGGCGCGTTCACCGGCGCCGTCGGACGACGCGAAGGACGTTTCGAACTCGCCAGCGGCGGCACGTTGTTCCTCGACGAAGTCAGCGAGATCCCGCCTTCGATCCAGATCAAGCTGCTCCGATTCCTTCAAGAACGAACGTTCGAGCGCGTCGGGGGCAACGAAACGCTGAAAGTCGATGTCCGCGTGATCGCTGCGACAAACCGTGATCTTCGCCAGCGCATCAACGACGGCGCATTCCGCGAAGATCTCTACTATCGACTCAACGTCGTCACGCTCGAGATCCCGCCGCTTCGGCAGCGCGCGAGCGACATCCCCGAGCTTGCGATGTTCTTCTTGGGCCGGTACGCCGAGGAAAATGGCAAGCGAATCGAAGGTTTCACCGACGAGGCGCTCTCTGCGCTCACGGCTCACACGTGGCCAGGCAACGTCCGCGAGCTCGAAAACGTCATCGAGCGTGCGGTCGTTCTTTGCGACACGCCCCGCGTCGAACCTCGACACTTGCCTGCATCGCTCGATGCCATGGCATCGCAGGTGACGGCTCCGCCGATTCCCGGAAGCACGATCTACGATCTCGAACGATTCGCCATCTTGAAGACGCTCGAGGCTTGCAAAGGCTCCACGTCCAAAGCGGCGTCGATCCTCGGGATCAGCCCACGCAAGATCCAGTACAAGTTGCACGAATACGCCAGTTCGTCGGGATCCGTTGCTCGCGATGGCGAGCCCATCGTCGAGGAGAGCGTGTGA
- a CDS encoding ABC transporter ATP-binding protein, with the protein MSEVQDSTLEESASDDVASDDKQSRGEELIQVRDLRKTFRIGLLGRRVEAVKGVSFEVRRGEIFGFLGPNGAGKTTTIKMLTGLIKPTAGEAFLFGARVPSAEARRRIGFLPENPYVYPYLTPREFVSLCGRLSGLSGKTLADRAASMLGKVGIAYAADRPVRRLSKGMLQRTGLAAALVSDPELLILDEPMSGLDPVGRKEVRDIILEERSSGRTIFFSTHILSDVETMCDRVTILREGKAVVSGALRKLLRGDVLRTDITLAGVSDSLRRVFEESGYRVEPRADVVVVEIEGEKQVGDALRAALDAGAQVIEVAPRRETLEDLFLRRAL; encoded by the coding sequence GTGAGCGAAGTGCAGGATTCCACGCTCGAAGAATCCGCTTCCGACGACGTCGCAAGCGATGACAAGCAGAGCCGCGGCGAGGAGCTCATCCAAGTTCGAGACCTGCGCAAGACGTTTCGGATTGGGCTTTTGGGTCGCCGGGTCGAGGCGGTCAAAGGCGTGTCGTTCGAGGTTCGTCGGGGCGAAATCTTTGGCTTCCTCGGACCCAATGGCGCGGGCAAGACCACCACGATCAAGATGCTCACGGGGCTCATCAAGCCCACGGCAGGCGAAGCCTTCTTGTTCGGTGCACGCGTTCCGAGCGCAGAAGCTCGGAGGCGCATAGGGTTTCTCCCGGAAAACCCGTACGTGTATCCGTACCTGACGCCGCGCGAATTCGTTTCACTCTGCGGCCGTTTGTCCGGACTATCCGGAAAAACCCTGGCCGATCGCGCTGCGTCCATGCTCGGCAAAGTCGGCATCGCCTACGCAGCGGACAGGCCCGTTCGTCGCCTCTCGAAAGGCATGCTCCAGCGCACGGGGCTCGCCGCTGCGCTGGTCTCCGACCCCGAGCTGCTCATCCTCGACGAACCGATGAGCGGCCTCGATCCCGTGGGTCGCAAAGAGGTTCGCGACATCATTCTCGAGGAGCGTTCGTCCGGACGCACCATCTTTTTCTCGACACACATTCTCAGCGACGTCGAAACGATGTGCGATCGCGTCACGATTCTTCGCGAAGGCAAAGCGGTCGTGAGCGGAGCGTTGCGCAAGCTCTTGCGTGGCGACGTCTTGCGCACGGACATCACGCTCGCCGGCGTATCGGATTCACTGCGACGTGTTTTCGAAGAGTCTGGTTACCGAGTCGAGCCGCGGGCCGATGTCGTGGTGGTCGAGATCGAAGGCGAGAAGCAGGTGGGTGATGCACTTCGTGCCGCACTCGATGCAGGCGCACAGGTCATCGAGGTCGCGCCGCGTCGAGAAACGCTGGAAGATCTCTTCTTGCGTCGCGCTCTTTAA
- a CDS encoding OmpA family protein — protein MRTLENLRFAEPTRLVALTALPVAFCLAISADAAAQQPPFGPQPPGPFGQQPAPGAFGQPAPAPGQPAPAPGGFQPAPGGFGQPAPGGFGQPAPGGFGQPAPGGFGQPAPGGFGQPAPMGQFGQQPTDPFGMQPPATTPNVKPAAPIDEAEERARTLINQPNTFGSTGLLRTSHAASGAAGTFRVSFLSDFFFTNNFLCDPDLSTAAGQPITCSRDNKGDSANHVGAFFSVSATPVSFLEAFATIRTYANYNDQGKPKLLQVLGDTTFGLKGFTPKVGNYFSFGAEAHLMLLNGAGAVGPLGASTSAFFRGLITADFRKPGGAGVPLRINVNASYKLDNSGQIVNEVETERAKEFRDGRDRQPITRIERYGLGINRVDTFQPAIGIEAPFRYLQPYAEYSVDVPVNRQGYECHTGRISRGDVCLGLADFGAADPQTAGGPGYAGIPSRVSLGVRVTPFSNAFRGLSGHAGVDIGLSGTSVFIEEVTPQAPWTVYLGLAYAYDGKVAKAAPPPPPPPPPPEKITVPAPQTFVRGTVHETNKPDAVVADAIVTLEGSADPPYATNAAGKFLTRHLEPGSYTFAIKAPGYKPGTCQATVMAAGSPMAPAFGRGTTLPGQTPFGAPGQPGAAPAPAPAAPPPAAPANPFGGNPFAGNPFAGTNPFGPPGAAPGAAPGTTPPGQTAPTGLPGTSPALPPAPQGTTYVDVDCSVEALPKVGSVQAKVKDAETGAAIPGAIVKATDSAGKERSATADGSGTVTFKDLPPGALKIRAESGGFMNTVGEADVRANDEAKVTLAMSKRPAPRNSLVKLTNNEIKILKQVHFEVDSAKILGDSNALLEEVADVLQRNPNIRRVEVQGHTDNTGTREHNQTLSEQRALAVRNWLIAAGVDASRLMSRGYGQDKPLAPNVTALQKAKNRRVQFIILEKTR, from the coding sequence ATGCGTACGCTTGAGAACCTCCGCTTTGCCGAGCCCACGCGGCTCGTGGCGCTCACCGCGCTTCCTGTGGCCTTTTGCCTCGCGATCTCCGCGGATGCCGCCGCGCAGCAGCCGCCCTTCGGCCCTCAGCCGCCGGGGCCGTTCGGGCAGCAACCAGCGCCAGGAGCGTTCGGGCAGCCTGCGCCTGCACCTGGTCAACCTGCACCTGCGCCGGGTGGATTTCAGCCAGCACCGGGTGGATTCGGTCAACCGGCACCGGGCGGATTCGGTCAACCGGCGCCAGGTGGATTCGGTCAACCCGCACCGGGCGGGTTCGGTCAACCCGCACCAGGTGGATTCGGTCAACCCGCGCCGATGGGACAATTCGGGCAGCAACCAACGGATCCGTTCGGGATGCAGCCGCCGGCGACGACGCCGAATGTCAAACCTGCCGCGCCGATCGACGAAGCAGAGGAACGCGCACGCACGCTCATCAATCAACCGAACACGTTTGGATCGACGGGCCTTTTGCGCACGTCGCATGCAGCATCGGGCGCGGCGGGAACGTTCCGCGTGTCGTTCCTGAGCGACTTCTTCTTCACGAACAACTTCCTGTGTGATCCCGATCTTTCAACGGCTGCAGGGCAACCGATCACGTGCTCACGCGACAACAAGGGAGACTCGGCCAATCACGTCGGAGCGTTCTTCAGCGTGAGCGCTACGCCGGTCTCGTTCCTCGAAGCGTTTGCCACGATTCGTACGTACGCAAATTATAACGATCAGGGCAAACCCAAGCTTTTGCAAGTGCTTGGTGACACAACGTTTGGCCTCAAAGGATTTACGCCCAAGGTCGGCAACTACTTTTCGTTTGGTGCCGAAGCGCATCTGATGTTGCTCAACGGTGCCGGTGCCGTCGGCCCGCTCGGCGCGAGCACGAGCGCCTTTTTCCGAGGCCTCATCACGGCGGATTTCCGCAAGCCCGGTGGCGCCGGCGTTCCGCTGCGCATCAACGTCAACGCGAGCTACAAGCTCGACAATTCAGGTCAGATCGTGAACGAGGTCGAGACCGAGCGTGCGAAGGAGTTCCGTGACGGACGCGACAGGCAACCGATCACGCGCATCGAGCGTTACGGGCTCGGGATCAACCGCGTCGATACGTTCCAACCGGCCATCGGCATCGAAGCTCCCTTCCGATACTTGCAGCCCTACGCCGAATATTCGGTGGACGTGCCGGTCAATCGGCAAGGCTACGAATGCCACACGGGCCGCATTTCACGCGGCGACGTGTGCCTTGGGCTTGCCGACTTCGGCGCGGCAGATCCGCAAACTGCGGGCGGTCCTGGCTACGCAGGCATCCCGTCGCGCGTGAGCCTCGGCGTTCGCGTCACGCCCTTCAGCAACGCGTTCCGAGGTTTGTCGGGGCACGCCGGTGTGGACATCGGTTTGTCGGGAACATCGGTCTTCATCGAAGAGGTCACGCCGCAAGCTCCGTGGACCGTCTACTTGGGCCTCGCGTATGCCTACGACGGCAAGGTTGCCAAGGCCGCGCCTCCGCCGCCTCCACCGCCTCCGCCGCCGGAGAAGATCACGGTGCCCGCACCGCAGACGTTCGTGCGCGGCACGGTGCATGAAACGAACAAGCCCGACGCTGTCGTCGCAGATGCCATCGTGACGCTCGAAGGCAGCGCGGATCCGCCGTACGCGACCAATGCCGCGGGCAAGTTCCTCACGCGACACCTCGAACCCGGGAGCTACACGTTCGCGATCAAGGCGCCCGGCTACAAGCCTGGAACGTGCCAAGCGACGGTCATGGCTGCGGGTTCGCCCATGGCACCGGCGTTCGGCAGGGGAACGACGTTGCCAGGACAAACGCCGTTCGGCGCGCCTGGACAACCTGGTGCAGCGCCTGCACCTGCGCCTGCCGCTCCGCCGCCGGCAGCACCGGCGAATCCGTTCGGAGGTAACCCGTTCGCAGGCAATCCGTTCGCCGGGACGAACCCGTTTGGCCCGCCCGGAGCAGCGCCAGGAGCCGCGCCAGGAACAACGCCGCCCGGACAAACCGCTCCGACGGGCCTGCCAGGCACGTCGCCGGCGCTTCCACCAGCTCCGCAAGGCACGACGTACGTCGATGTCGATTGCAGCGTGGAAGCCTTGCCAAAGGTCGGTTCGGTCCAAGCGAAGGTGAAGGATGCCGAAACGGGCGCCGCGATCCCCGGAGCGATCGTGAAGGCCACCGACTCGGCGGGCAAAGAGCGTTCAGCGACGGCCGATGGCAGCGGCACGGTCACCTTCAAGGATCTCCCGCCCGGTGCGTTGAAGATCCGCGCCGAATCCGGAGGCTTCATGAACACTGTCGGTGAGGCCGACGTGCGCGCGAACGACGAGGCCAAGGTGACGCTCGCCATGAGCAAACGTCCCGCGCCGCGAAACTCGCTCGTGAAGCTGACCAACAACGAAATCAAAATCTTGAAGCAGGTCCACTTCGAGGTCGACTCGGCCAAGATCCTCGGCGACTCGAACGCACTGCTCGAAGAAGTCGCCGACGTGCTCCAGCGCAACCCGAACATCCGCCGCGTGGAAGTGCAAGGCCACACGGACAACACGGGCACGCGCGAGCACAATCAGACGCTGAGCGAGCAGCGCGCACTCGCCGTCCGTAACTGGCTCATCGCGGCCGGTGTCGACGCCTCGCGCCTCATGTCGCGTGGCTACGGTCAAGACAAACCTCTCGCGCCGAACGTCACCGCTTTGCAGAAGGCGAAGAACCGGCGCGTCCAGTTCATCATTCTCGAAAAGACCCGGTGA
- a CDS encoding tetratricopeptide repeat protein, translating to MNPLVPDFILMQETRGRTEGNFAAAALFVDIPGFTRLTEQLAHHEDRVENAKDDKLVPNLVDEAAEEILASALRLYFDPLIQAVHELGGVVIGFAGDAFTAVFPHAPGRNAGEHALAAALRMRRFFLKQPELTTRFGKFPFSYKVGLSWGAVEWGIVRVSAERAYFYFRGPAIDKCSGIEHHAEKGDILMDAAFHQRVPTKRVAPIAGAEGVFKLLDLQDIPLPPVARINPPGDGNHFVPPGVRDMPPQGEFRRVTSVFLAFDVIPSFEELIKLLHEHANKYGGTFTGVDSGDKGINCLIHFGAPITHENDLERALDFVLGLRKAAPKGMLIRGGVTYDDRYAGFNGGTERREFACLGRATNLAARLMMKAPWREVWVDASVYDRGQGTHHFKRLGEHSFKGFEQPVDAYLLEGKRIAAQREFLARGLIGREKELSDLSRYVTGIIDQRAAGIIYVDGEPGLGKSFLVETFRRGIEDSRNEATPIWIDARCDQTLRSSLNPFEYALKEYFGQASANTREQKHAAFDEALDKLIDRLPESASTLARELELARSTFGAIIGIRWDGSVYERMDPKLRFASTLSAISLWLEAESHLQPVILHIEDAHWADGDSLEAIRHVTSAVRDCPVAIICTCRNNDDGSTFRIELDEGVPEHAVTLGPLPKEKIVELATGLMGGPVADILAVFLAENANGNPYFAQEIMTFWLEANQLTGKKKDKEDTGVSTPSIFLLPNDVNSLLIARLDRLEPKVKRVVQAASVLGREFDLRILSRMMDDDIRLEEFVRVGEEQRIWLPMTKGRYRFGNVLLRNAAYEMQSRARLQDLHRRAAEAIEEIHVEDLGSQVTALGRHWQRAGQSNRARWYFLAGARKAAERYAHGEAKRLYRAYFKLTTEPTDESIVVRYEFARDVLELQGRYEEAMQEHVRVLDEAQKLGDRASEALGLLGLGRVNWATGRVESARAFYEQALTTAREAGSLWNEGLALKSLAGLHKDQGRYDLARSFFEQALGISRKVGNRHDESMILNDLAGLHEQQGHLREAIALKEQARAIARDLGG from the coding sequence ATGAACCCGCTCGTCCCCGACTTCATCCTGATGCAGGAAACTCGGGGAAGGACCGAAGGCAACTTCGCGGCAGCGGCGCTTTTTGTCGACATTCCCGGCTTCACGCGCCTCACCGAGCAGCTCGCGCACCACGAAGATCGCGTCGAAAACGCCAAGGACGACAAGCTCGTTCCCAACCTCGTGGACGAAGCGGCCGAAGAGATTCTCGCCAGTGCTCTGCGTCTCTACTTCGACCCACTGATCCAAGCCGTCCATGAGCTCGGTGGCGTCGTCATCGGGTTTGCCGGGGACGCCTTCACGGCGGTTTTCCCTCACGCACCAGGCCGAAACGCAGGCGAACACGCGCTCGCGGCGGCGCTTCGGATGCGTAGGTTTTTCCTGAAGCAACCCGAGCTCACGACTCGATTTGGCAAATTCCCCTTCTCGTACAAGGTGGGTTTGTCCTGGGGCGCGGTCGAATGGGGCATCGTTCGCGTCTCGGCCGAGCGCGCCTATTTTTATTTCCGCGGCCCTGCGATCGACAAATGCAGCGGCATCGAGCACCACGCCGAGAAAGGCGACATCTTGATGGACGCCGCGTTTCACCAGCGCGTTCCCACCAAGCGTGTCGCGCCCATCGCGGGTGCCGAGGGCGTCTTCAAGCTGCTCGATTTGCAGGACATTCCGCTGCCCCCCGTCGCTCGCATCAATCCTCCCGGCGATGGCAATCATTTCGTCCCGCCCGGCGTTCGCGACATGCCCCCGCAAGGCGAATTCCGTCGCGTCACCAGTGTCTTCTTGGCATTCGACGTGATCCCGAGCTTCGAGGAGCTCATCAAGCTCTTGCACGAACACGCCAACAAGTACGGCGGCACCTTCACGGGCGTCGATTCGGGCGACAAGGGCATCAACTGCTTGATCCACTTCGGCGCACCGATCACGCACGAAAACGATCTCGAGCGCGCGCTCGACTTCGTCCTCGGTCTTCGCAAAGCCGCACCGAAAGGCATGCTCATTCGTGGCGGCGTCACCTACGACGATCGCTACGCGGGCTTCAACGGTGGGACCGAGCGCCGCGAGTTCGCTTGTCTGGGCCGCGCCACCAACCTCGCCGCACGGCTCATGATGAAAGCGCCTTGGCGCGAAGTCTGGGTCGACGCGAGCGTTTACGATCGAGGCCAGGGCACGCATCACTTCAAGCGGCTCGGCGAGCATTCGTTCAAAGGCTTCGAGCAGCCCGTCGATGCGTATTTGCTCGAAGGCAAACGCATCGCCGCGCAGCGCGAATTTCTCGCGCGGGGTCTCATCGGCCGCGAAAAAGAGCTCTCCGATCTCTCGCGATACGTCACAGGCATCATCGATCAACGTGCCGCCGGAATCATCTACGTCGACGGCGAGCCTGGTCTTGGCAAAAGCTTTCTGGTCGAAACATTTCGTCGCGGCATCGAGGACAGCCGCAACGAAGCAACCCCCATCTGGATCGACGCACGGTGCGATCAGACGCTGCGATCGAGCCTCAATCCGTTCGAATACGCGCTCAAGGAATACTTCGGCCAAGCGTCGGCAAATACCCGCGAACAAAAGCACGCCGCCTTCGACGAAGCCCTGGACAAACTCATCGATCGCCTTCCCGAATCGGCATCGACGCTCGCTCGCGAGCTCGAGCTTGCCCGCAGCACGTTCGGCGCCATCATCGGCATTCGCTGGGACGGATCCGTGTACGAACGCATGGATCCCAAGCTTCGTTTTGCGAGTACGCTCAGCGCCATCTCGCTCTGGCTCGAAGCCGAGAGCCACTTGCAGCCCGTCATCCTTCACATCGAAGATGCTCACTGGGCCGATGGCGACTCGCTCGAAGCCATCCGTCACGTCACGAGCGCCGTGCGCGACTGCCCCGTCGCGATCATCTGCACTTGTCGCAACAACGACGACGGTTCGACCTTTCGCATCGAGCTCGACGAAGGCGTGCCCGAACATGCCGTCACGCTCGGTCCGCTGCCGAAGGAGAAGATCGTCGAGCTTGCGACAGGGCTCATGGGTGGCCCCGTCGCTGACATTCTCGCGGTTTTCCTCGCTGAAAATGCGAACGGCAATCCTTACTTCGCCCAAGAGATCATGACGTTCTGGCTCGAGGCCAATCAGCTCACGGGCAAGAAGAAGGACAAGGAGGACACCGGCGTTTCGACACCGAGCATTTTTCTCCTCCCGAACGACGTCAACAGCTTGCTCATCGCACGCCTCGATCGTCTCGAGCCCAAGGTCAAACGCGTCGTTCAAGCAGCGTCGGTGCTCGGTCGCGAGTTCGACCTGCGCATTCTTTCTCGCATGATGGATGACGACATTCGCCTCGAAGAGTTTGTCCGCGTCGGCGAAGAGCAGCGCATTTGGCTTCCCATGACGAAAGGGCGTTACCGCTTTGGAAACGTTCTTCTGCGCAACGCCGCCTATGAGATGCAGTCGCGTGCTCGGCTGCAGGACCTGCATCGTCGTGCTGCCGAGGCGATCGAGGAAATTCACGTCGAGGATCTCGGCAGTCAGGTCACGGCGCTTGGTCGACACTGGCAGCGCGCAGGGCAATCGAATCGCGCGCGTTGGTACTTCCTCGCAGGCGCTCGCAAGGCTGCCGAACGATATGCGCACGGCGAAGCCAAGCGTCTCTATCGCGCGTACTTCAAGCTCACCACGGAACCGACCGATGAGAGCATCGTCGTTCGTTACGAGTTTGCGCGCGATGTGCTCGAGCTTCAGGGGCGTTACGAAGAAGCGATGCAGGAGCACGTGCGTGTGCTCGACGAAGCGCAAAAGCTCGGCGATCGCGCCTCGGAAGCGCTTGGTCTTTTGGGTCTTGGTCGCGTCAACTGGGCTACGGGTCGCGTCGAAAGTGCGCGTGCGTTCTACGAACAAGCCCTGACGACCGCACGTGAAGCGGGCAGTTTGTGGAACGAGGGACTCGCGCTGAAGAGCCTTGCGGGTTTGCACAAGGATCAAGGTCGCTACGACTTGGCGCGGTCGTTTTTCGAGCAGGCCTTGGGCATCTCGCGCAAGGTAGGCAACCGTCATGACGAGAGCATGATCCTCAATGATCTCGCTGGGTTACACGAACAACAAGGCCACCTTCGCGAGGCCATTGCGCTGAAAGAGCAGGCACGAGCGATCGCGCGAGATCTTGGTGGATGA
- a CDS encoding SLC26A/SulP transporter family protein produces MQGQDSAPLSSIPVPSAARGIRGSRWLSGLFAGAMSGTLVATFSITLAALIFSGNLTQYLSRGIGMALAGSAIVGVIVSLGSSFRPAIAAPQENTAVVLALVASAIGTNMAARGGGDPFPTIVAVFILSALVTGGVFLLLGVLRLGTIVRFIPYPVVGGFLAGTGWLLLTGSISVMIDAPLTLGNLGALLKMGALINWLPGLALGVVLTLLIRRYHHFLLLPGLLVAAIGLFYAIIYLGFGNIQEASARGMLLGPFHGGALWPPMATSEISKVAWSEVLANSGNLFAIIMLATISILLNASGLEIATEREIDLDRELRATGVANLAAGLGFGMVGYLSLSESTLNHKAGAESRLAGIVSAGICGAALLFGASVFSYFPKPVLGGLLVFLGLGFLVETLYDSWFRLPRLEYGLVVTILVVIALAGFLEGIGVGIVVSSVLFAVNYSRIDVIKRALIGGEVRSNVERSAGDELTLEDRGKELYILQLQGYIFFGTSYTLLKRVHQRMLSEDSGPTRFVLLDFRHVDGIDSSAILSFVRMRKLAESHGVTLVLTDLPPAVKKQLDRGGFSDDSKRVRFFPDLDHGLEWCENKILQGAPPSMLPPTKLLDELENVFGSRELVSKFLEYLEKVEAPSGYRIYRQGDVSKDLYLIETGELAAWLELSGGKTKRLRTMGPGTVVGESGLYLGAKRSATVVSVTPAVLYRLSIDSLERITHESPHLAAAFHQFVVRLLAERLVLATGASKSLFN; encoded by the coding sequence ATGCAAGGGCAGGACAGTGCGCCGCTGAGTTCGATACCGGTGCCCAGCGCTGCGCGTGGGATTCGCGGTTCGCGTTGGCTTTCGGGGCTTTTTGCCGGAGCGATGTCGGGCACGCTCGTTGCCACGTTCAGCATCACGCTTGCCGCGCTCATTTTTTCGGGAAACCTCACGCAGTACTTGAGCCGCGGCATCGGCATGGCCTTGGCTGGGTCGGCCATCGTTGGCGTGATCGTTTCGCTGGGGAGCTCGTTTCGCCCTGCGATTGCCGCGCCGCAAGAAAACACCGCGGTTGTCCTTGCGCTCGTCGCGTCTGCGATCGGCACGAACATGGCTGCGCGTGGGGGAGGCGATCCATTTCCCACCATTGTCGCGGTTTTCATTCTCAGTGCTTTGGTGACCGGTGGTGTTTTTCTTCTCCTCGGCGTTCTAAGGCTCGGGACGATCGTTCGTTTCATTCCTTATCCCGTCGTAGGTGGCTTTTTGGCGGGTACGGGGTGGTTATTGCTCACCGGGTCGATCTCCGTCATGATCGACGCGCCATTGACGCTCGGAAATTTGGGCGCGCTTTTGAAGATGGGCGCGCTGATCAATTGGCTTCCCGGTCTCGCGCTCGGCGTTGTTCTCACGCTCCTCATTCGCCGTTATCATCACTTTTTGCTTCTTCCGGGGCTGCTCGTCGCGGCCATTGGGCTTTTTTACGCCATCATTTATCTCGGTTTTGGAAATATCCAAGAAGCGAGCGCGCGCGGAATGCTTCTTGGGCCTTTTCACGGAGGCGCGCTTTGGCCGCCGATGGCCACCTCCGAGATATCGAAGGTCGCGTGGTCCGAAGTTTTGGCGAATTCGGGCAACCTGTTTGCCATCATCATGCTCGCGACCATTTCGATTCTGCTGAATGCTTCCGGTCTCGAGATTGCCACCGAGCGTGAAATCGACCTCGACCGCGAGCTTCGAGCGACCGGCGTGGCCAATCTGGCAGCGGGCCTCGGGTTTGGCATGGTCGGCTATTTGTCGCTCAGCGAATCCACGTTGAACCACAAAGCAGGCGCCGAGAGTCGTTTGGCGGGTATCGTTTCCGCCGGCATTTGTGGAGCAGCGCTGCTTTTCGGAGCTTCGGTATTTTCGTATTTCCCCAAGCCGGTTCTCGGCGGATTGCTTGTTTTTCTTGGCCTCGGGTTTCTCGTCGAAACCCTTTATGATTCCTGGTTCAGGCTTCCACGTCTCGAGTACGGCCTCGTCGTCACCATTCTCGTCGTCATTGCGCTCGCAGGCTTTCTCGAAGGCATTGGTGTTGGCATCGTCGTTTCCTCGGTCCTCTTTGCCGTCAATTACAGCCGCATCGATGTCATCAAGCGGGCGCTCATCGGCGGCGAAGTGAGGAGCAACGTCGAACGAAGCGCAGGCGACGAGCTCACGCTCGAGGATCGAGGCAAAGAGCTCTACATACTCCAGCTTCAAGGATACATTTTCTTCGGCACGTCGTACACATTGCTGAAGCGCGTGCATCAACGCATGCTCAGCGAGGATTCCGGGCCGACTCGTTTCGTGCTCCTTGATTTTCGTCACGTCGACGGCATCGATTCGTCCGCTATTTTGAGTTTCGTGCGCATGCGCAAGCTCGCCGAATCGCATGGCGTCACGCTCGTTCTCACGGATTTGCCTCCGGCCGTCAAAAAGCAGCTCGATCGTGGCGGTTTTTCTGACGACAGCAAACGCGTCCGGTTTTTCCCCGACCTCGATCACGGCCTCGAATGGTGCGAAAACAAGATTCTTCAGGGCGCTCCGCCCAGCATGCTCCCGCCCACCAAATTGCTCGACGAGCTGGAAAACGTGTTTGGTTCGCGCGAGCTCGTCTCCAAGTTCCTCGAATACTTGGAAAAAGTCGAAGCTCCTTCGGGGTATCGTATTTATCGCCAGGGTGACGTCTCCAAGGACCTTTATCTCATCGAAACGGGCGAGCTTGCCGCGTGGCTCGAGCTGTCCGGCGGCAAGACGAAGCGTTTGCGCACGATGGGGCCGGGCACCGTGGTGGGCGAATCCGGACTTTATCTGGGAGCCAAGCGTTCGGCCACCGTCGTCAGCGTAACGCCAGCCGTGCTTTATCGCTTGTCGATCGATTCGCTCGAACGCATCACCCACGAATCGCCGCACCTGGCCGCGGCGTTCCATCAATTCGTCGTTCGCCTGCTCGCCGAACGATTGGTGCTCGCGACGGGAGCTTCCAAGTCGCTCTTCAATTGA